The Paenibacillus macerans genome includes a window with the following:
- a CDS encoding YerC/YecD family TrpR-related protein, with protein sequence MQLKKLNDKTIDQLFEAILTLKDIEECYVFFDDLCTINEIQSMAQRLEVARMLGKGSTYNQIEAETGASTATISRVKRCLNYGNDGYKMTLDRLGR encoded by the coding sequence GTGCAGCTGAAGAAGTTGAATGACAAAACGATCGATCAATTATTTGAGGCTATTTTAACGTTAAAAGACATTGAGGAATGCTACGTTTTTTTTGACGATTTGTGCACGATAAATGAAATCCAATCGATGGCCCAGCGGCTGGAAGTTGCGCGGATGCTTGGCAAAGGCAGCACATACAACCAGATCGAGGCGGAAACCGGTGCCAGCACAGCGACGATCTCCCGCGTCAAGCGCTGCCTGAATTACGGCAACGACGGATACAAGATGACGCTGGACCGTTTGGGGCGCTAA
- a CDS encoding sugar ABC transporter ATP-binding protein, with translation MEYLLEMRGVSKTYPGVKALDNVQLAIKPGEVHALIGENGAGKSTLMKILVGAERPDNGADIVFEGEKVQFQKPIDATLRGIAMIYQDLSLFPNLSIAENICIGRESASKALSRVPWSRMKILAEQALAELGLEVDVSMPLEKLSIAKQQLVAIARSLIFDSKLIIMDEPTSSLSSGEVEQLYKIIENLRAKGIAIIYISHKLKELFRVAHRFTVLRDGKFVGSYDKEELDEDKLIGLMVGRKIEMVERLDVSQAGAEVLRVEGLSKRGNFKDISFTLREGEIVGITGLVGSGRTELAQALFGLNKPDSGVVYISGKKVDIKSSGDAVKHKMAYIPESRQTQGLFLRQSMIDNISVTVLGQMKNKLGLLDRAKEERLASDFVKILDIRPPMPEMNAGQLSGGNQQKIVIAKWLTTEPKILIIDEPTNGIDIGAKTEIHRLLRRLLNKGMGIIVISSELPEVLAVSDRILVMRQGRLSGELDIKEATQEKIMNLAVLGSHHQQTQNA, from the coding sequence ATGGAATATTTGCTGGAAATGCGCGGTGTAAGCAAGACGTATCCCGGGGTCAAAGCGCTGGACAACGTACAGCTGGCCATTAAGCCCGGCGAGGTGCACGCCTTGATCGGCGAAAACGGAGCGGGCAAGTCGACGCTAATGAAAATATTGGTTGGAGCCGAGCGACCGGACAACGGAGCGGACATCGTGTTCGAAGGGGAAAAAGTGCAATTCCAAAAGCCGATCGATGCGACGCTTCGCGGTATAGCGATGATTTATCAGGATTTGAGTTTATTTCCGAACCTATCGATCGCCGAAAACATCTGTATCGGTCGTGAAAGCGCCAGTAAAGCATTGTCACGGGTGCCTTGGAGCCGCATGAAAATACTTGCGGAGCAGGCGCTCGCTGAGCTCGGACTTGAGGTTGACGTGTCCATGCCGCTGGAAAAACTGAGCATTGCGAAACAGCAATTGGTGGCGATCGCACGATCCCTCATCTTCGACTCGAAGCTGATCATCATGGACGAGCCGACTTCATCGCTCTCATCGGGCGAGGTAGAACAATTATATAAAATCATCGAAAATTTACGCGCGAAAGGCATCGCCATCATTTATATCAGCCATAAATTGAAAGAGTTGTTCAGAGTTGCACATCGGTTCACTGTCCTGCGCGACGGCAAATTCGTTGGCAGTTACGACAAAGAAGAACTGGATGAGGACAAATTGATCGGATTGATGGTCGGCCGGAAAATCGAGATGGTAGAACGGCTGGACGTGTCACAAGCGGGCGCGGAAGTGCTTCGCGTCGAAGGGCTGTCGAAGCGCGGCAACTTCAAAGACATTTCGTTTACGCTGCGCGAAGGTGAAATCGTCGGCATTACGGGTCTCGTCGGTTCGGGGCGGACGGAGCTCGCTCAGGCGTTATTCGGGCTGAACAAGCCGGACTCCGGCGTCGTTTACATCTCGGGCAAGAAAGTCGACATTAAATCGTCGGGCGACGCGGTGAAGCACAAGATGGCTTATATCCCCGAAAGCCGGCAAACGCAAGGGCTGTTTTTGCGCCAATCGATGATCGACAATATTTCGGTGACGGTGTTGGGCCAGATGAAAAATAAGCTCGGCCTCCTCGATCGGGCGAAAGAAGAGCGGCTTGCGAGCGATTTCGTTAAAATTCTCGACATTCGTCCGCCGATGCCGGAGATGAACGCCGGGCAATTGTCGGGGGGCAACCAGCAGAAGATCGTCATCGCCAAATGGTTGACAACCGAACCGAAAATATTGATTATCGACGAACCAACCAACGGCATCGATATCGGTGCGAAGACGGAAATTCACCGGTTGCTGCGGCGGCTGCTCAACAAAGGCATGGGCATCATCGTCATTTCCAGCGAACTGCCGGAAGTGCTCGCGGTAAGCGACCGCATCCTCGTCATGCGGCAAGGACGCCTATCCGGTGAGCTCGACATCAAAGAAGCGACGCAAGAGAAAATTATGAATCTGGCGGTCCTGGGCTCGCATCACCAACAAACCCAAAACGCTTAG
- a CDS encoding diacylglycerol kinase, with protein MKRARLIYNPTSGREEMRRILPDVLERLDRHGIETSCHATTGAGDATREAAEAVERGYDIVIAAGGDGTLNEVVNGMAGKSNLPPLGIFPLGTTNDFARAMGIPRRWEDYCDLVIENKTRPIDIGKVNGRHFINIAGGGKLTELTYEVPSRLKTLIGQLAYYMKGIEKMASLSPTELIFHAEGYEVIEGEFMLFLIANSNSVGGFEKLAPDARIDDGLLDVIALKKCNLAEFIRLVTMALRGDHFSDPHVLYFKTRRMEVTSPARVQLNLDGELGGELPGVFEVLPQHLRIFA; from the coding sequence ATGAAAAGAGCTAGGTTGATTTATAATCCCACCTCGGGAAGGGAAGAAATGCGGCGCATTTTGCCGGATGTGCTGGAGCGTTTGGATCGCCACGGCATCGAAACGTCCTGCCACGCGACGACAGGGGCGGGGGACGCTACGCGCGAAGCTGCCGAGGCGGTCGAACGCGGATACGATATCGTCATAGCGGCCGGCGGCGACGGTACGCTGAACGAGGTCGTGAACGGCATGGCCGGGAAAAGCAATCTGCCGCCGCTCGGCATTTTTCCGCTGGGAACGACCAACGATTTCGCCCGGGCCATGGGAATACCGAGGCGCTGGGAGGATTATTGCGACCTGGTCATCGAGAATAAGACGAGGCCGATCGACATCGGCAAGGTCAACGGCCGTCACTTTATCAACATCGCCGGCGGCGGGAAGCTGACCGAACTGACTTACGAGGTCCCCAGCCGGTTGAAGACGCTGATCGGCCAGCTCGCTTATTATATGAAGGGCATTGAAAAGATGGCCAGCCTGTCGCCGACGGAGCTGATTTTTCATGCTGAGGGCTACGAGGTCATCGAAGGCGAATTCATGCTGTTCCTGATCGCCAACAGCAACTCGGTCGGCGGCTTCGAGAAGCTGGCGCCGGATGCGCGCATCGACGACGGGCTGCTGGACGTCATCGCCCTCAAGAAATGCAACCTGGCGGAATTCATCCGCCTGGTGACGATGGCGCTGCGCGGCGATCATTTCAGCGATCCGCACGTGCTGTACTTCAAGACGCGGCGGATGGAGGTCACCTCGCCGGCCCGCGTGCAGCTTAACCTCGACGGGGAGCTGGGCGGCGAGCTGCCGGGCGTGTTCGAGGTTTTGCCGCAGCATTTGCGGATATTTGCTTAG
- a CDS encoding ABC transporter permease, whose product MKFKFSKESILGVILLGMFILMAVVAPGFLDPYNLSNMMFQLPELGILALGMMVVIVTSGIDLSITYTAAFAGVMSALGLASGMPTALAVAIGVAIALLCGLLNGFFVSVIGISPILVTLGSMVLFEGVILTITKGNAISGFPESFSLLGNVSVGPIPLPVIIFAVIAVITSVMLNRTPWGRSVYKVGINPIAVQFSGINVKKVLMGVYLFSAFMAAIAGLIMISRYNSAKVDLGSSYLLLTISASVLGGTEISGGYGKVVGTVFAVAIFQVMSNGLNLLGVPRTIVDILMGIILIAVLTLNYFSAKQVSKKALKQALSSKASA is encoded by the coding sequence ATGAAATTCAAATTTTCCAAAGAATCGATACTCGGTGTCATTTTACTCGGAATGTTCATTCTTATGGCGGTTGTTGCACCGGGATTTTTGGACCCGTACAACTTGAGCAACATGATGTTCCAATTGCCTGAGCTTGGCATATTGGCGCTCGGCATGATGGTTGTCATTGTGACTTCCGGCATCGATTTATCGATCACATACACCGCCGCCTTCGCCGGTGTTATGTCCGCACTTGGCTTGGCTTCCGGCATGCCAACGGCGCTGGCGGTCGCCATCGGCGTCGCGATCGCGCTATTGTGCGGATTGCTTAACGGATTTTTCGTCTCAGTCATCGGCATCTCGCCGATTTTGGTCACGCTCGGAAGCATGGTACTGTTCGAAGGCGTTATTTTGACGATTACGAAGGGCAACGCCATCTCCGGTTTTCCGGAATCTTTCAGCTTGCTCGGCAACGTGTCGGTTGGCCCGATTCCGCTGCCAGTCATCATTTTTGCGGTGATTGCGGTAATCACGTCGGTGATGCTCAACCGGACACCGTGGGGGCGCAGCGTATATAAAGTGGGCATCAATCCGATCGCCGTCCAATTTTCCGGCATTAATGTCAAGAAAGTGTTAATGGGCGTCTATTTGTTCTCGGCATTTATGGCGGCGATCGCCGGGCTGATTATGATCTCGCGCTACAATTCGGCGAAGGTCGACCTGGGTTCCTCGTATTTGCTGCTTACCATCTCTGCTTCGGTACTCGGCGGAACGGAAATTTCGGGCGGTTACGGAAAAGTGGTCGGCACAGTGTTCGCAGTTGCTATTTTCCAAGTGATGTCCAACGGGCTAAACTTGCTTGGAGTGCCGCGGACGATCGTCGACATTCTGATGGGCATCATTTTGATCGCCGTGCTGACGCTGAATTATTTCTCGGCCAAGCAGGTAAGCAAAAAAGCTTTAAAACAAGCGTTGAGCTCGAAGGCATCGGCTTAA
- a CDS encoding DeoR/GlpR family DNA-binding transcription regulator, producing the protein MATNRKEEIVKLLRQNGNAKVADLSKLFGVTEETIRRDLDRLEADGVILRTHGGAVLVPKEKGFEPPVLQRESIHLEQKEAIGKYAASLVEEGEIIALDASTTCLQLVKHLPNRPLTVLTYSLAVVNELIKKKEIAVILIGGNFDSDSMAITGMSAENMVEAYHVDKFFFSCQGFDDQRGVSEPYESHARLKEKILNISDQHILVADSSKFGKKSLIRLLGLEEVDLLITDTKMANADVQLLQNKGINIVTTS; encoded by the coding sequence TTGGCTACAAATCGTAAAGAAGAGATTGTAAAATTGCTCAGACAAAACGGGAATGCGAAAGTGGCGGATTTGAGCAAGCTATTTGGCGTTACGGAAGAAACGATCCGGCGGGATTTGGACCGGCTGGAGGCGGATGGCGTCATTTTGCGGACGCACGGCGGAGCGGTGCTCGTGCCGAAAGAGAAAGGGTTCGAACCGCCGGTATTGCAGAGGGAATCGATTCATTTGGAACAAAAAGAAGCGATCGGCAAATACGCCGCTTCCCTTGTCGAAGAAGGGGAAATCATCGCTCTGGATGCCAGTACGACGTGTCTACAGCTCGTTAAGCATTTGCCGAACAGGCCGCTGACGGTGTTGACCTATTCGCTGGCCGTTGTCAACGAGCTGATCAAGAAAAAAGAGATTGCCGTCATTTTGATCGGCGGCAACTTCGACAGCGATTCGATGGCGATCACCGGCATGTCGGCGGAAAATATGGTAGAAGCGTATCATGTGGACAAATTTTTCTTTTCCTGCCAAGGGTTCGACGACCAGCGCGGCGTGAGCGAACCCTACGAGTCGCACGCCAGGTTGAAAGAGAAAATATTGAACATCTCGGACCAACATATTTTGGTGGCGGACAGCAGCAAATTTGGAAAAAAATCATTGATCCGCCTGCTTGGCCTTGAAGAAGTGGATTTGTTGATTACGGACACAAAAATGGCGAACGCTGATGTGCAATTGTTGCAAAACAAAGGAATAAACATCGTAACAACGTCTTAA
- a CDS encoding enoyl-CoA hydratase/isomerase family protein, whose amino-acid sequence MTICTEDADFFDPHYLGGTPPGDGMLLTLQNMIGFKKAAYYAYTGKSINGQTALDLGIVSEVLPREKLLPRAWELAEMIMQAPRSTRHLSHSIISRPWKQALVSDQGFQLAHQMYDMAIDEEGALERLKKMQGRLMGKEV is encoded by the coding sequence ATTACCATTTGTACAGAAGACGCGGACTTTTTTGATCCGCATTATCTGGGAGGCACACCTCCCGGAGATGGAATGTTGCTTACGCTGCAGAACATGATCGGTTTCAAGAAAGCAGCATACTACGCATACACCGGCAAGAGTATCAATGGTCAAACCGCATTGGACCTGGGCATCGTTAGTGAAGTTCTGCCCCGCGAAAAGCTACTTCCCCGCGCATGGGAGCTTGCGGAGATGATCATGCAGGCGCCGCGTTCAACGAGACATCTGTCCCATTCCATTATATCCCGTCCATGGAAACAAGCTCTGGTCAGTGATCAAGGGTTCCAGCTTGCCCACCAAATGTATGACATGGCCATTGATGAAGAAGGAGCTCTGGAGCGGCTGAAAAAAATGCAAGGACGTCTAATGGGCAAAGAGGTGTAA
- a CDS encoding ABC transporter permease — MKALFRSKETGILAVLLFLCVVLSVMNPVFLTGGNLHDILKANVVLAILAMGMTLVIITGGIDVSVAAVTSASIVITGHLMARLPDSPLSVIIAFAVSILCGIVFGLINGLLISRVKIPPIVATLGMMSIINGSILYFTNGMYMNSSNFPAVFIRFADLKIAGISILVYLMLIITVLTWYVMKHTKIGRSVFAIGGNPVSAVRAGISLERTQMFVYGYVGFMAGVAAMAQTMYTKSVDPNGMLGFEMTVISAVVIGGANILGGSGSAWGTFLGVLLLGVMQNGLILTHIDTYWQKIVVGIVILTAVSYDVIQRKRAESKLMKVEVQE, encoded by the coding sequence GTGAAAGCGTTATTTCGTTCCAAAGAGACGGGGATTCTCGCGGTTCTGCTGTTTTTATGCGTCGTGCTTAGCGTCATGAATCCCGTCTTTTTAACGGGCGGCAATCTTCATGATATTTTAAAAGCGAACGTCGTACTTGCCATTTTGGCAATGGGAATGACGCTGGTAATTATTACGGGCGGGATCGACGTGTCGGTGGCCGCCGTCACGAGTGCATCCATCGTCATTACAGGGCATTTGATGGCCAGGCTGCCGGACTCGCCGTTGTCCGTAATCATCGCGTTTGCGGTTTCAATTTTGTGCGGCATCGTGTTTGGACTCATCAATGGCTTACTCATTTCGAGGGTGAAAATTCCGCCGATCGTTGCCACGCTCGGCATGATGAGCATTATCAATGGCAGTATTTTGTATTTCACCAACGGCATGTACATGAACAGCAGCAACTTCCCGGCAGTTTTCATCCGGTTCGCTGATCTAAAAATCGCCGGCATTTCGATATTGGTTTATTTGATGCTGATCATCACTGTTTTGACCTGGTATGTCATGAAGCATACCAAAATCGGCCGTTCCGTATTCGCGATTGGGGGCAACCCGGTGTCCGCGGTGCGCGCCGGCATAAGCTTGGAGCGGACGCAGATGTTCGTATATGGCTACGTAGGTTTTATGGCGGGCGTCGCGGCGATGGCGCAGACGATGTATACGAAGTCGGTCGACCCAAACGGTATGCTCGGTTTCGAAATGACCGTCATTTCCGCAGTCGTGATCGGCGGTGCGAACATTCTCGGCGGCAGCGGTTCCGCGTGGGGGACGTTTCTCGGCGTGTTGCTGCTCGGCGTCATGCAAAACGGTCTCATTCTGACGCACATCGATACGTACTGGCAAAAAATCGTCGTCGGTATCGTCATCTTGACGGCTGTCAGCTATGATGTCATTCAGCGCAAACGCGCCGAGTCGAAACTGATGAAAGTCGAAGTACAGGAGTAG
- a CDS encoding sirohydrochlorin chelatase: MKEKIRTADMGRPAETQPLQAPPHRDSTASKPGVLVISHGSPDDHWIALVDEAVAEAAAGLPAELPVVSAFLEIVEGRLIQDGINELEAQGVTDLIVIPLFVSSGSTHIDEIAYALGVKDTPEKETDLERFRVSGRVIFGDPIDDDPLVAEMVWDKVKELSESPDREVLLLVGHGSIHEAFLKRWERGISSLAARVGQISGLAAADYALLNPDSVRRKVGFWSEEQGYDVIVAPLFLSAGYFTKTMIPSRLNGLSYRYSGDALLPHPLLSRWMLQHILHIMGSLTI; this comes from the coding sequence ATGAAGGAAAAAATTCGGACGGCGGACATGGGGCGTCCGGCAGAGACCCAGCCGCTTCAGGCTCCGCCGCATAGGGATTCGACTGCATCAAAACCGGGGGTGCTGGTGATCAGCCACGGCTCTCCCGACGATCATTGGATAGCCCTGGTGGACGAGGCTGTCGCGGAAGCGGCGGCTGGTTTGCCCGCGGAACTTCCCGTGGTGTCGGCGTTCCTGGAAATCGTCGAGGGCCGCCTAATTCAGGACGGGATAAACGAGCTGGAAGCGCAAGGAGTGACAGATTTGATTGTCATTCCTTTATTTGTATCTTCGGGCAGCACGCATATCGATGAGATCGCGTATGCGCTGGGCGTAAAGGACACGCCGGAAAAGGAAACCGATCTGGAAAGGTTTCGGGTATCCGGGCGCGTGATTTTTGGCGATCCTATAGATGATGATCCGCTGGTTGCCGAGATGGTCTGGGACAAGGTGAAGGAGCTGTCGGAAAGTCCGGATCGCGAGGTGCTGCTGCTTGTGGGCCATGGCAGCATCCATGAGGCATTTCTGAAACGATGGGAGCGGGGGATTTCCTCGCTGGCCGCCCGGGTAGGGCAAATCAGCGGGCTGGCGGCCGCCGACTATGCTCTGTTAAATCCGGACAGCGTGCGGCGCAAAGTCGGCTTTTGGTCGGAGGAGCAAGGGTATGACGTCATCGTGGCCCCTTTGTTTTTAAGCGCCGGGTATTTTACCAAGACGATGATTCCTTCGCGGTTAAACGGGTTATCGTACCGTTATTCGGGGGACGCCCTGCTGCCGCATCCGCTCCTGTCCCGCTGGATGTTGCAGCACATTTTGCATATAATGGGATCATTGACAATATGA
- the rbsK gene encoding ribokinase translates to MITVVGSINMDVVTVVDKYPFYGETKIGKSVEMLPGGKGANQAATCGKLGASVALIGCVGNDQAGDLLVQSLKDNNVSDALLARTDEASTGTVIVTIDETAENTMIVIKGANERLTKAHIDACEERIKESSVLLVQMEVPHDVVLYAMETAKKHGVYIILDPAPAEGLTLDMVKHADLITPNRQETRHLTGIDVTDEASANEAAKRFEQAGVKSSIIKMAEQGSVLYTEGQAFRIEGIPVDAVSTVGAGDSFAGALAAALDDGATLPEAARFATAVSALKVTRLGAQKGLPTRTELEAFCREHGIPVDVRKNEGGVS, encoded by the coding sequence ATGATTACAGTGGTCGGCAGCATCAATATGGATGTCGTTACGGTAGTTGATAAATACCCATTCTATGGCGAAACGAAAATCGGTAAATCGGTCGAGATGTTGCCGGGCGGCAAAGGTGCGAACCAAGCTGCCACATGCGGCAAGCTGGGAGCGAGTGTAGCGTTGATCGGCTGTGTCGGAAACGATCAGGCCGGCGACCTGCTCGTACAGTCGTTAAAGGATAACAATGTCAGCGACGCCCTGCTCGCCAGGACGGATGAAGCTTCGACGGGCACGGTTATCGTGACGATTGACGAGACAGCGGAGAACACGATGATCGTCATCAAAGGCGCGAACGAGCGGCTGACGAAGGCTCACATCGACGCATGCGAAGAACGGATTAAAGAGAGCAGCGTGCTGCTCGTGCAAATGGAGGTGCCGCATGACGTCGTTCTGTACGCGATGGAGACCGCGAAAAAGCATGGCGTTTATATCATCCTGGATCCCGCGCCAGCGGAGGGTTTAACGCTTGACATGGTGAAACATGCGGATCTTATAACGCCGAACAGGCAAGAGACGAGACATTTGACCGGCATCGACGTCACCGACGAGGCGTCGGCGAACGAAGCGGCGAAAAGGTTCGAACAAGCAGGCGTCAAGAGCAGCATCATTAAAATGGCGGAACAAGGTTCCGTACTATACACGGAAGGGCAAGCCTTCAGGATCGAAGGTATTCCGGTCGATGCGGTCAGCACGGTGGGAGCGGGCGATTCGTTTGCCGGCGCTTTGGCCGCTGCATTGGACGACGGCGCGACACTTCCGGAAGCGGCGCGGTTCGCGACCGCGGTGAGCGCGTTGAAAGTGACGCGGCTCGGGGCGCAAAAAGGCCTGCCGACGCGGACCGAATTGGAAGCGTTTTGCCGAGAACACGGGATTCCCGTTGATGTGCGGAAAAACGAGGGAGGTGTATCGTAA
- the rlmD gene encoding 23S rRNA (uracil(1939)-C(5))-methyltransferase RlmD produces MTKQRKSFNAGSGGRAGGGTGKGGRRSGSERPPGSRGQAAGSGEKHIRKAAAVAELPGLPVAKNDELVIDIIGMNHDGEGVGRAEGYTLFVAGALPGEKARVRVLKTKKQYGYAKLLDVVQASPDRVPAPCPIYDQCGGCQLQHLSYEAQLAWKRQHVVDALERIGRLRVARAAQPAESGVVPTAAQSVTAPSGAADSAGSMHGRAIAAGGDATKAVQAAPGEGLAAAEGLVSSGFGTDGAAGSADGNTVPEQGIVVRPTLGMNEPWRYRNKAQVPIGVTEGGLVGGFYARGSHRIIDMETCLIQHEHNDDVLSRVKAIGRQLGVTAYNEETGRGLLRHVVVKKAFRTGEMMLVLVTNGRDIPHADTWIGLIREQIPQVVSICQNVNTKQTNVIFGDETRVLWGRDVIYDYIGKVQFAISARSFYQVNPVQTEVLYNKTVEYAGLTGKETVIDAYCGIGTISLFLAQHADQVYGVEIVKEAIEDARSNALLNGMTNVKFEVGASEDVIPRWKEQGIEADVIVVDPPRKGCDPRLLDTILEMKPERVVYVSCNPATLARDLRILEDGGYRTVEVTPVDMFPHTVHVEAVIMMTYCGKEKK; encoded by the coding sequence ATGACTAAGCAACGAAAAAGCTTCAATGCCGGTTCCGGCGGTAGAGCAGGCGGAGGTACCGGGAAAGGCGGGCGGCGCTCCGGAAGCGAGCGCCCCCCTGGAAGTAGGGGACAAGCGGCTGGCAGCGGGGAGAAGCATATACGGAAAGCCGCAGCCGTAGCTGAACTTCCCGGGCTTCCTGTCGCGAAAAACGATGAACTCGTCATCGACATCATCGGGATGAATCACGACGGGGAGGGCGTGGGACGGGCCGAAGGCTACACGCTGTTCGTGGCCGGGGCGCTGCCGGGGGAGAAAGCCCGGGTCAGGGTGCTGAAGACGAAAAAGCAGTACGGCTATGCCAAATTGCTTGACGTCGTGCAGGCTAGTCCGGACCGCGTGCCGGCGCCCTGTCCGATCTACGACCAGTGCGGCGGGTGCCAGCTGCAGCACTTGAGCTACGAAGCGCAGCTGGCATGGAAGCGGCAGCATGTCGTCGACGCGCTGGAGCGGATTGGCCGGCTGCGCGTAGCGAGGGCGGCGCAGCCGGCCGAGTCAGGCGTGGTGCCCACAGCGGCACAGTCGGTAACCGCGCCTTCCGGGGCGGCCGATTCGGCCGGCAGTATGCACGGGAGAGCCATTGCGGCGGGCGGAGACGCAACCAAAGCGGTGCAGGCCGCACCTGGCGAGGGCTTGGCTGCTGCCGAAGGCTTAGTTTCAAGCGGCTTCGGTACGGATGGAGCCGCTGGTAGCGCCGATGGCAACACCGTGCCGGAGCAAGGTATTGTCGTCCGCCCGACGCTTGGCATGAACGAGCCTTGGCGCTACCGCAACAAGGCTCAGGTCCCGATCGGCGTCACCGAAGGCGGCCTGGTCGGCGGCTTTTACGCGCGGGGCAGTCACCGCATCATCGATATGGAAACGTGCCTGATTCAGCACGAACATAACGACGATGTCCTTTCCCGCGTCAAAGCGATCGGCCGCCAGCTTGGCGTCACCGCCTACAACGAGGAGACCGGGCGCGGCTTGCTGCGCCATGTCGTCGTGAAGAAGGCGTTCCGCACGGGTGAGATGATGCTGGTCCTCGTCACCAACGGGCGGGACATCCCACATGCCGACACCTGGATCGGCCTCATCCGGGAGCAAATCCCGCAGGTTGTCAGCATCTGCCAAAACGTGAACACGAAGCAGACCAATGTCATCTTCGGAGACGAAACGCGTGTCCTCTGGGGGCGAGACGTGATTTATGACTATATTGGCAAGGTACAGTTTGCCATCTCGGCGCGTTCTTTTTATCAGGTGAATCCGGTCCAAACGGAGGTTCTGTATAACAAAACGGTGGAGTACGCCGGGTTGACCGGCAAGGAAACGGTCATTGACGCCTATTGCGGCATCGGCACGATTTCGCTGTTTTTGGCTCAGCATGCAGACCAGGTGTACGGGGTCGAGATTGTCAAAGAGGCGATTGAGGATGCGCGCAGCAATGCACTACTGAACGGGATGACCAACGTGAAATTCGAGGTTGGCGCCTCGGAGGATGTTATCCCGCGCTGGAAGGAGCAGGGCATCGAAGCCGACGTTATCGTCGTCGATCCGCCCCGCAAAGGCTGCGACCCGCGACTCCTCGACACGATCCTCGAAATGAAGCCGGAGCGAGTGGTGTACGTATCGTGCAACCCCGCGACCCTGGCCCGCGACCTACGCATCCTTGAGGACGGCGGATACCGGACGGTCGAGGTCACACCGGTCGATATGTTCCCGCATACGGTGCATGTTGAAGCAGTGATAATGATGACGTATTGTGGTAAAGAGAAGAAATAG
- the rpe gene encoding ribulose-phosphate 3-epimerase — MAFIGPSLMCANFGKLQENIEQLELGGVDYYHFDIMDGNFVPNFTMGPDMVKSLRGLTKKPFDVHMMVEAPERYIELFASAGADMISIHAETKTHLQRGLQQIRNLGLKAGVALNPATPLAVLEYVLDVTDYVCLMTVNPGFAGQKFIPSMYEKISDLKTLIDRRKVDVKIQVDGNISYDTIPKVLERGADMLVCGTSSLFCGNDLEKNTIALKQFIAGEQKRLNMKLPG; from the coding sequence ATGGCTTTCATCGGGCCGTCCCTCATGTGCGCCAACTTCGGCAAACTGCAGGAAAATATCGAGCAGTTGGAACTTGGGGGAGTGGATTATTATCATTTCGACATCATGGACGGGAATTTCGTTCCGAACTTTACGATGGGGCCGGACATGGTGAAATCGTTGCGCGGACTCACGAAGAAACCGTTCGACGTTCACATGATGGTGGAAGCACCGGAGAGATACATCGAATTGTTTGCGAGTGCGGGTGCCGACATGATCTCGATTCACGCAGAGACGAAGACTCATCTCCAACGGGGGCTGCAGCAAATTCGCAATCTCGGGCTCAAGGCTGGCGTGGCGCTCAATCCAGCGACGCCGCTCGCGGTGTTGGAATACGTTCTGGACGTGACGGACTATGTCTGTCTCATGACGGTGAATCCGGGATTTGCCGGCCAAAAGTTTATTCCGAGCATGTACGAAAAAATATCCGACCTTAAAACGTTGATCGACCGCCGGAAAGTCGACGTAAAAATTCAAGTCGATGGAAATATTAGTTACGATACCATTCCGAAAGTGTTGGAGCGCGGGGCGGATATGCTCGTGTGCGGCACATCCAGTTTGTTCTGTGGCAATGACTTAGAGAAAAACACGATTGCGTTGAAACAATTTATTGCGGGAGAACAAAAACGGCTCAATATGAAGCTACCCGGATAA
- a CDS encoding L-serine ammonia-lyase, iron-sulfur-dependent, subunit alpha, translating into MASAALAELSGMEIDQIEYAAEVALEHHLGLTCDPINGLVQIPCIERNAVAAMRAINALSLANFLSNTRKISFDLVVQTMYETGLDMSSRYRETAEGGLAKLYKIKV; encoded by the coding sequence ATGGCATCGGCTGCGCTGGCTGAACTGTCTGGTATGGAGATTGACCAGATTGAGTATGCAGCGGAGGTAGCGTTGGAGCACCATTTGGGGTTGACCTGTGATCCTATTAACGGACTTGTTCAGATCCCTTGCATCGAGCGGAACGCCGTGGCTGCCATGCGGGCGATCAATGCGCTGAGCCTGGCAAATTTCTTGTCAAATACCCGTAAAATATCTTTTGATCTGGTTGTACAGACCATGTATGAAACAGGCTTGGACATGAGTAGCCGTTACCGTGAAACTGCAGAAGGCGGGCTCGCTAAGCTCTATAAAATAAAGGTTTAA